The stretch of DNA TATACTGTTTCAGGCCGAAATAGTTTTCGGGTACTGCCGAGCAAAACTCCATAAAAAAAGCCTCATTCCGGAGAACGAGGCTTCTATTCTGTGTGCCCTGATGCGTAGGGGGCTTAGTTGTTTTCTACGCGGCCAGCGGCGTAAAAATTACGGCTGTAATAAGCTTGGTGCAAGGAGCTAACCATTACGCCACCACCACAAGCCGAATGAGCAAATTTGCCGTCTTTCAGGTAAATGCCAACGTGGTAGATGGGTTGGCCGGGGCCGCGACGGAAAAACACCAGGTCGCCGGTTTGCATTTCGGCTTTCTGCACGTGCTTCACCTTCTCAAACATGGAGCGGGAGCTGCGCTGCAGGGTAATGCCGTACACCTCTTTGAATACGCGAGTCACGAAGCCCGAGCAGTCGGTGCCGCTTTTGCTGTTGCTGCCGTAGCGGTAAGGAGTGCCTAACCACGATACCACAGTGGCCAGCAGATCTTTATTATCATCGAAGCTGGGCTCAATACCCAGGCGCTGCGCGTATTTGCTGTATTCTGTTGAATCAGAAGAAGTACGCAGCACATTGGAAGGCAGATCATCAGGGGCCAGCAAACCGCTGAGGAAGGAGGCTTCCTGGGGAGCTAGAGCAGCCGATGAGGGCTGAGATGTGGTGGGAGTTCTTTCGAAGTAAAAAGAGAGGACCATCGAGGCCGCGGCGAGGCAATACAGGATGCTGTTTTTCATTGTCCGTCGGGAGGTGGCAAAATAGGTAACCGGGGCAACCGGCTAACCTGGCGTGTGCTTACTTTTTCGATAGGCGTGAAACCTGAAAAACGAAAAAATGAGAGGATGAAAAGAGCTGTTATTATCAGAGGCTCAAGCTGAACAGTTTGTGCTTCCAATTCTTAAAGCTAGTCCCAAAACTCTGGGATGACCAAGCTTTAGCCCCCAAATAGGTAAAAGTTCTTCTTAAAGCCCAATTATATCAGAGAAAAATCAAGCATCAAAACCAAACTGCTTGATTAAAAGGTGCGTATAATCCGGCCAATTTTACTGAACTGTATGGAGCTGCCCCGCATTGTTGAAAATTCTCCTTTTGCCCGGGTGGCTCGCACCAAGTTAAAGGCTAAAAGTGTAGCCATGGTATTGGGTAATACCATCCATCTGAGTGGAGCTACCCGGGAGCAATTCCTGCGTGATCCGCACTGGGTGGCCCACGAGATGGAACACATTCGGCAGTTTAAGCAATATGGGCGTTGGGGGTTTCTGTGGCGTTATCTGCTGGGCTGGATTCGGCACGGCTACTATAATATTCCATTTGAGGTAGCAGCCCGTGAGGCGGGAGAGCGGGATGCCGTGCTTTACGCACAAGGAATGCCATTGCCATTGCCTGAGCAGCGGCACCCATCTCCAAAGGGGAGCCGAAAGTAACACGGCTGCCGAAAAGGCGGGACAACAAACAGAGGTGCTCTGACTAAATGGAGCAAGCGAGCTATACAAGCCCATTATAAAATTTCAGAGTGCTGAGAGAAGCTCTTTAGTCGGTGTACTCTAAATAAGGGGGTGTTTTCATCTTTATGGGGCAGCAACTGCAGTTGAGGTAGGGGGGTATATGAAGTCTGTGTAGTGCATTTATTTGGCCTTGATATAACTATTTAGCTGGTTTTAACGAATAAAGAGTAGGCGAACCTTATGGCTCAGCCTTTTATATTTCTTTATCACGCAAATCCCTCCCTGTCATGGAAAACAAGCAAAACCAGTCCAATAACGGCTCAAACCAGAACTCAACTTCCTCTTCTAACAAGAACATTACCGCTGCCCCCATGTCGGCAGGGGCTGCTGGCACGCCAGCACCCGGTAATTCAGCTTCGGCATTAGCCTCTGAAACCAACAGCCAGCAAGGCTCCGGTAAAACTTCAGACTCTGGCAACGGTGGTGCCTCGGCATCAAGCCAAAGCTCGCAAGGCACTAGCGCAAGCAGCGCTTCAGCCTCGTCAGATAAGAACTCAACATCGTCGTCGCGGAATAGCGGCACTGGTAATAGCAGCAATAGCAATACCTCGGCTTCGGCTCAAGGCACAAGCCGGAAGAACGACCAGGGTGAGCAAAACCAGGGTAGCCAGCAGAAATCGTGGCTTGATCAGCAGCAGTGGCTTAAGAATATTAATGTGAATGAGCTGCCTCAGCAGATTAAGGACCTTAGCAGCAAGGCTGCTGACCAGGTAAACAAGCTGACGCCCACGCAGAAAGTAGTAGGTGGTGCGTTGCTGGTGAGTGGCTTGAGCTGGCTGGCACTACGCTCAAAAAGCAGCTCATCCAAAGGTGAAACCTACCGCTCACAGCGCGGCTCCTCTGACAGCAACTTCAGCTATAAGTGGAACAATAAAGACTCTAAGTGGGATAGCAGCAGCGACTCAGTGTATCGGGGCGCTACCCGCAGCTACGATGAGGATTACGCCAGCGACCTGTAAGGGTAGCTAACTTCAAAAGGAAAGGCCCCGTGTATGTATCATACACGGGGCCTTTCCTTTTGGAGCCTCTTATTGGACTCGAACCAACGACCTGCTCATTACGAATGAGCTGCTCTACCAACTGAGCTAAAGAGGCATTTCCCAAGCCGGCGTATCCGGTGGGGCAGCAAAGATAGGCAGTGCAGGAATCAATACGCAAGCAGTGGCCGCACTTTTTTGCAAGATTCCGCCGAGGCTATAACCGTAGCCCGTATACAGAAGCAGTCATCACTAAGAGTATTCTTCTGACCAACACTATGAAACAAACGTCATCCCTTTTACAGGCATTAGGCAGTGGCCTAGCCGGCGCTTTGGTCCTTAACATCCTGCACGAAACGGTGCGCCACATCAGGCCGGATGATGCCCCACGGATGGATGTGCTGGGCAAGCGGGGCCTACGTAAATTACTGCGCAAGGCCGATGCTCCGCAGCCCGATGAAGATACCGCCTACGGCTTAACTATGCTCGGTGACTTAGTCAGTAATGGCTTGTATTACAGCTTTGTAAGCACTGGGCGCGGAGTGTGGCTGCGTGGGGTGGCACTAGGCCTGGCTGCTGGTGTGGGCGGTGTGGTGCTGCCCGGGCCTATGGGCTTGGGAGAAGCTCCCAGCAACCGCACCCCTCAAACAAAAGCCATGACGGTGGCCTGGTACCTAATAGGTGGCCTAGCAACCGCTGGGGTATCGTGGGCCTGGAGTAAAGCGCAGGAGTGAGGGCATCAGTGGATGCTGATTCAGCCAGCATCCATTGATGCACCGCCTCTACAGCTTACGAGCTAGATGGATGCTAAGCCCTTCCTAACGCGGCCGGACCTGCTACCTTTACGCTCGTTATGATGAAGCAATTCCGTAAGCTGTTAGTTCGCACGCTTGGTTTCGAGTCGTATATCCGCTTGGTGAGCCGCGTGTACCTGCGGCTGGTGGGTATGGGCTGGGGCCGCCAGAAGTATCCGGAGTTATTCTTCCTGGAGAAGCTGGTAAGGCCAGGGTATGTGTGCGTGGATATTGGCGCTAACCTGGGCTACTATTCCGTGGCATTGTCGCGGTTGGTGGGGGCACAGGGCAGAGTACTAGCCGTTGAGCCCATCCCCGATTTTCAGGCTATCTGGAAAGACAATGTACGTTTAAGCCATTGCCAGAACCTAACGCTACTACCCTACGCTCTCGGCGGGGAGAATACCAC from Hymenobacter taeanensis encodes:
- a CDS encoding C40 family peptidase; this translates as MKNSILYCLAAASMVLSFYFERTPTTSQPSSAALAPQEASFLSGLLAPDDLPSNVLRTSSDSTEYSKYAQRLGIEPSFDDNKDLLATVVSWLGTPYRYGSNSKSGTDCSGFVTRVFKEVYGITLQRSSRSMFEKVKHVQKAEMQTGDLVFFRRGPGQPIYHVGIYLKDGKFAHSACGGGVMVSSLHQAYYSRNFYAAGRVENN